The stretch of DNA CGGGCCAGACCGTCGGGATTCCGGGGCCGGTCGGCGCGGCGAACACCTCCCCGGGCTCAACACGACGCCCGTGCATCGCCGCGCACGCCACACAGGCGCGCCCGTCGAGGCGGGTGACCCACCGCAGGCCGACACCGAGCCAGCGCGCGTACATCGCCGTCCCCGAGCTGGCAGCCTGGTGGATCTTGGTGACGGCGAGCCGGTGCAGCTGGCGGCGGGTGCGCTCCAGCTCGGCGGCGCGCTCCTCGGCCGCCTCGATGCGGGCCGCGGCGTCCTCCAGGAGCGCCAGCACGTCGGTGTCGATCGGGGTCGGGATCGGCTGCTCCTGCAGCCTCCCGGTGCCGCGGCGGCGCCCTGCCCCGTCCAGGGCGATGGATGCGCCGACGGCCATGGCGGCCTGCGCCGGGCCGAGGATCGCGGCGATGATCGCGGCTGCGGCTGCGAGGAGCGCGGCGCCGGTGATGCCTGCGGCGGCGATCCCGGCGAGGATCCGGTCGATCTCCTGGGCGGCCTGCTGCTCGGCGTCGTCGAGGCGCTGCGCCGGGGTGACCGGGGGTGCGGGTTGGGTCATCGTGTCCCCATTTCGTTGGCGAGACCGGTCGTATTGGCTGTGCCTCGTTCAGTCAGTTCAGGGCGAGCCGAGGAGGATGCAGCGCTCATTCCGACCTTCTCGGGGAAATTCACCTGCAGAGGGCATCCCCGACGTTCTACGCTCCCTGCATGGATGAACAAGAGAGCCTTCGGCAACTGTTGCAAGCCGTGACCTGGGCGAAGACCCAGTGGGAAGCTCTGGATCAGGCTGACCAGCAAGCGGGGACTCCGGTCCCCGGCAGTCCACTGGCCGGCGATGACGCCAAATCCGACCCTTACCAGGTGTCGCACTACGCCTACCACGCGCTGATGGCCGGACTGGACCACATGCACTGCCTGCACTCTTCGTTGATCGACGCCCAGGAGAACACGCTGCGCTTCCATCTGCATTCGCAATTCTCGCTGATCCGAGGCGGCATTGAAAATGCGGCGCGCGCAGTTTGGGTGATCGCTCCCAATGGGCGGACGGAGCGCATCAAGCGACGCCTGAAGTTGCAGAACAAGGAGTACATCAGCAGTGCGGGGCTGCGAAAAGCCTGCGGCGTCCCCGAAGTCGAGGTCGACCAGTGGCTTAAAGAAAGAAAGGACAAGGTCGTCTCGGTTGCCATAGCCGCTGGCGTGCTCTCGACCAGCGCAGTGAAGGCGCTCAGCCCTCCTAACTACAAGACCATTGCCGCAGAAGCCGGCGAGGCGGTCGGCCTGGGAGATGCGAACGCGGAGGCAGTTTGGCGCATGTGCAGCGGGCTCGCACACGGCGACATGTCGGGTACTGTCTCCACCTTGGAGTTGGAGCGTGTCGGAGGAACGCCAGGTGTAGACATCACCCGTGTAACGGTGAACGTGGAGAATTTGCTGATGTGCACTCAGGCGGCGTGCATGATGCTGAAACAAGGGATCGACTTGTACAATCGGCGGGCCCAAGCCGCTTTCTGAGAGGAGGCGGTAAGGGAGCGGGAACTGGCACCTCATTCTTCCTCCCGGGCGGGCCGCCACCGCATGGCGTCGGGGCCGACGGCCCAGTCCCGGGACACCACGTGGGCGCCGTCGCCGGCGGTCTCGGCCGCGGCCTGGGCGAGCGCGCCGAGCTCTCCGCGGACGTAGTCGGCGGTCCGGTATACGCCGCCCGGGAACGGGTGGGCGGGGACGAGGTCGGCGTGGTGGCAGCAGTCGAACCCGACCACCCGCCCGCCGTCGTCGCCGTCAGTGGTGTAGGTGATGCCGCCGTGTACTTCGACGTCGGCCAGGTCCTCCGGGTCTGCGTCGGCCCAGGGGTGGCCGGCGGGCAGGTGGAGGTAGCCGCACAGGTGGCCCATGGCGGGGTGGCGCAGGATCCGGCAGGTGTAGCCGGTGGCGGGATCGGTCCACGTCTGCTCGTCGGGCTCGTGCTCCCACGGTGCGGAAGTGCCCGCGGTGAGCGCGGCGTCGATGGTGTTCAGGATGTCGGTCACTGTCCCTCCTCGTTATCGGCCGTCGCCCCACAGTCGGGGCACTCGGGCCGCACGTCGTTCATGGACACCAGGACGCCCGCGGCGTGGGCGGACTTGCTGGTCATGGGGTCCTCGTCCTCGTCCAGGTCGAACAGGTCATGGTTCTCCGCCAGCCACCCGTAGGCCCCGGCCCAGCTCTGGTATCCGCGGTGGCAGATCGGGGCCCACGAGTCGTCTCCGGCGTCGTACTGCATCACCCACCAGGGGGCGGTGGGGTCGTGGAGGGTCCCCCATCGGGGGTTGGTTTTGAGGAGCCGGTAGTGGCCATGGGAGCGGCGCGTCACGGCGCCTCTCCCGCGATCTGGCGGGCGCGGGCCAGTGCGGCTTCTTGCCCGGTGACGACGGCTACCTCGTCGCCGTCCCGGGTGACGCGCCAGATGTCAGCGCCGCGGTGCTCCAGGTTGAGCCAGTCGCCGGACGGCTCCAGCTCCCATGTGAACCGTCGGGCGTGGGACAGCGCCTCCCGCAGCTGCTCGTTCTCCGCCTCCAGCTCGGCCAGCCGGGCCTCCGCCTCCTCGGGCCCGACGACGGCCATCACGGCGTCAGCGACCTCACCCGCCTGCCACCGGATCGAGCTGGGCTCCCACGGGGGCGGCACCGGGATACTCCTGACCCAGCGCTCCACTGCCTCCGCAATCCGGTCGCGCAGGTCGTCAGTGCTCACGATCCATCTCCTCCTCGTACATGGCGCGAAGGGTGATCCCGCCGGCGAGGATGACGGCCGCGGCTACACGGGTAGGGGTCACCGGGCACCTCCTGCGGTGATCGCGGCGGCGAGGGTGAGCACGATCTTGTGCGCGGCCTGGTCGAGGTGGGGTGCGCCGCCGGACTCCCAGAAGGGCCGCTTGCCTGCCCAGCAGGCGAGCCGCCGCAGGGGCTCGCGCCGGTCCGCGGCGT from Nocardiopsis composta encodes:
- a CDS encoding phage minor head protein, with the protein product MTQPAPPVTPAQRLDDAEQQAAQEIDRILAGIAAAGITGAALLAAAAAIIAAILGPAQAAMAVGASIALDGAGRRRGTGRLQEQPIPTPIDTDVLALLEDAAARIEAAEERAAELERTRRQLHRLAVTKIHQAASSGTAMYARWLGVGLRWVTRLDGRACVACAAMHGRRVEPGEVFAAPTGPGIPTVWPGFRGLPPIHPNCRCRVHPA